From the Desulfurispira natronophila genome, one window contains:
- the moaA gene encoding GTP 3',8-cyclase MoaA has protein sequence MENMHLRDAQGKPINYVRFSVTDRCNLKCFYCVPEDGICHATQDQMLSMDEIQRTLKILHQLGVRKIRMTGGEPLARRGIGRLIRLASAMGFDDIAMTTNGVLLPKFAGLLRECGLRRVNISLDTLHPERFTHITGVDSFKQVWEGIKAAQENGLHPIKINAVAIKGVNDDEIADFVALTRDHHISVRFIEYMPAGVPEHYNPNQFISVAQMLEQVQERFHIEPLQRETFSTASMYRIIGGQGTFGFISPVSEHFCHSCNRLRITADGKIKTCLFSRHEHDFLHMLRNQSVDDATLAKYFIKVAAAKVAENSDMYAGSRNMTRIGG, from the coding sequence ATGGAAAATATGCACCTGCGAGACGCCCAGGGCAAACCCATTAACTATGTTCGCTTCAGTGTAACCGATCGCTGCAACCTGAAGTGCTTCTACTGTGTCCCGGAAGACGGCATCTGCCATGCCACCCAGGATCAGATGCTGAGCATGGATGAAATCCAGCGAACCCTGAAGATCCTTCACCAACTGGGGGTCAGAAAAATCCGCATGACGGGGGGAGAGCCGCTGGCGCGCCGGGGAATCGGCCGATTAATACGGCTGGCCAGTGCCATGGGATTTGATGATATTGCCATGACCACCAACGGGGTACTGCTGCCAAAGTTTGCCGGACTGTTGCGCGAGTGCGGCTTGCGGAGGGTAAACATCAGCCTTGACACCCTGCACCCGGAGCGCTTCACCCACATAACCGGCGTGGACAGCTTCAAGCAGGTGTGGGAAGGAATAAAGGCCGCGCAGGAAAACGGACTTCACCCTATAAAGATCAACGCCGTTGCCATAAAAGGCGTCAACGACGATGAAATCGCCGATTTTGTAGCCCTGACCCGCGACCACCACATCAGCGTCCGCTTTATCGAGTACATGCCCGCTGGAGTGCCGGAACACTACAATCCCAACCAGTTTATAAGCGTCGCCCAGATGCTTGAACAGGTACAGGAGCGCTTCCATATTGAGCCCCTGCAGCGGGAGACATTCTCCACTGCCAGCATGTACCGTATAATTGGAGGGCAGGGAACCTTCGGCTTCATCTCACCCGTCAGCGAACACTTTTGCCACAGCTGCAATCGCCTGCGCATCACCGCCGACGGAAAGATAAAAACCTGCCTCTTCTCCCGCCATGAGCATGACTTCCTCCACATGCTGCGCAATCAGAGCGTCGACGACGCGACCCTGGCGAAGTACTTTATAAAAGTTGCCGCCGCCAAAGTGGCCGAAAACAGCGACATGTACGCCGGATCGCGGAATATGACCCGCATCGGTGGATAG